The window CCGCCGGACTCGCCGTTTTCATCCTCTTCCTCGTCGCAGTCCGACTCGTCTTCATCGTCATCGTCGAGGAAGCCGTCGAGGTCGCAATCTTCCTCGTCATCATCGCCATGTCCATCGTTGTCATCATCGTCATCATCAAAATCATTCACACCGTTACCGTTCCGATCGCTTTGGCCGGCCGGTTGATTCGTGGGTCTCCCTTCACCGTCGGCAATCAGAATCTCACCCAAATCGACTGGATCTGCGCCATCCGCCAGATAAAAGACGGTCGACTCAAGGGTGGCGAGACTGTTCTGGACGACAAGGATCGCCACAAAATCGCCGTCGAGGGTGAAGCTCAAAAAGTAGGCCTTGCCGGGGGTAAGATCGAGATCGAAATCGCACACCGAATCCACGGAGGCCGAGGCGGTGTTGCCCCGGGAATCGACGGCGGAAACGGTGTCGGCCGGACAGTCGCCTGCCTGTTTCTTGAGGTCAGAGCCGCCACCTCCATCCACAACGGTGCCCATCACCGGCCGGGACGGATTGCCGAATTCGGAACCCCCCTCGTTTTCCGCACAGGCGGCAAAAAGACAAAATGCAATAAAGACAAAATGTTCGATGCGCATATTCATTGTTGATGCCTTTCAACTGACCGCGTCAGCGGAAACATCTGGATGTTCAGTTGAACCACCTCTTCGGGATCGGAATCGGTCGAAACCAGTTTTAAAATTTCCTGTCTGAATTCCTGAATCTTCTTTTTCAGCTCGGATATCCTCTCCTTTTTCACCCCCAGCGTCAGGGCGCTCACATCCCTTTTCTGGGCAGAAACCGTATGCATGACATGTTTTGCCAGATCGAGCATTTCCAGATGATACTGGAAAAGGGCAAGCGAGGCTACCTCCGCGCCGGTGGAGACAATGGCGCTTGTCTGCTTCCAGCTCCCCCCCTCGCGGGCGATGAACCCCAGCCTCTCCAGCGCCTCGAGCGATTTTTTGGCCTGCGCCCCGGTGATGGGGGGCGAGATGCGCCGGGCGAGCCATTCGGGGGTTCCATCGAATTCGCGCGAGGCCACCAGCTCCCGGATGACCGAATGATGCCAGGTGGAACAGTACTCATACTGACTTTTTTGGATGGGCTTCAGCTGGTTGAATTTGCGCGACTGGATGAGGCGTTCATAATAAAGGGCCTTTTTTTCCTCCTCCACCGCCTGGTTGAAAAAAACAAGATTGCGGAAGAACTCCTCCTCCTGCTTGTTCAACTTCAACCCGATCACGAATTTGGAGAGGCTGTCTTCGGTGAGATTTCTTTCCCCATCCATCACCAGTTTGAGAAAATTGGGAGAAGTGAATCCGGCCCTTTTCGAAAAGGCGCGGAACGAAAAAGAGCCCCGGGCCCGTTTGGCCTCGGCATACCAGTCTTTCAGGAATTGCCGATAATCGAGGTAATCGAAAAGCCGTATCTGCCCGGACCCCTTTTTCATGGGCCCATGATACCGCCTCTGTGTCGGCCTGACAATGGATTATAAACTTTTAAGTATTCATATGTATACAATTTTAATAATAACTATATGAATTTAAAATGTTTTTAAATTTTATGTAAAATTATTATAATTATATGTATTCAACTACTCCCTTCTTGGGTACCGGGAATTCTCTCCGGCAAAAGAAACTTGAACTCCGAGCCCTTGCCGAATTCGCTGGTCACGGCGATGATACCCCCGTGCAGTTCAACAAGTTGCTTGGTCAGGGCGAGGCCAAGGCCCGTGCCCTGATACTTGCGGGTGAAGGTGGAATCGACCTGCGAAAAGATGTCGAAGATATGGGCCAGATGTTCCGGCTTGATGCCGATGCCGGAATCCTTCACGGCGATGCGAAAAACCCCCGTGCCCGAAAAGCGGCGGGCTTTAAGCTGAAATTCCTCGGCCAGAACGTCCGTTTTTTTGTAATAGGAGGCCGAGACTTCGATCCGTCCGCGGTCGGGGGTGAATTTGATGGCGTTCCCCACCAGATTGATGAGGATCTGCCGAAGTTTGCGGGGGTCGGCCACGAGCCTCGGCAGATCGGGGCCGACGTTTGTGACCAGCTCCTGATTTTTTCGCGTGATCAGCGGGGCAACCGTCTGTTGCACCTCCGTAATCACATGACTCACGTCAAACGGCTCGGCCGAGAGGTCCATCTTTCCCGCCTCCACCTTGGCCAGATCGAGGATGCTGTTGATGAGATGAAGCAGATTTTCGGCGTTTTTCAATATCTCCTGCTGGGAATCCTTCTGTTCCCTGTTCAATTCGCCCAAAACCCCTTCCAGAAGAATCTCCGAAAACCCGATCACGGCGGTCAGCGGCGTCCGGAGTTCGTGGCTCATGATGGCCAAAAAATCCGACTTGATCTTGTTGGCCTCCTGAAGCTCGATGTTTTTATTCTGAAGCTCCTCGATCAACTGCGCCGATTCCAGCGCCATCGCCGCCTGGTTGGCGAAATTGTCCAGCGTGTCGACAACACTCTCCTCCACATATTCCTTGCGCGAGGCACCGATAAGCGCCCCCACAACCTTTCGTTCCGCCACCAGCGGGGTGATCACGAATTTCCGGAATCCCAGCGCCTGCTGGATGGCCACCGTCTTTCTTCCGGAAATTTCGGGAACCAGCCCGCGCGTCAGTTCGGTAAAATCGTTGCGGATGATCACCCGGTTTTTAAGGATCGACTGATAGGCGGAATTTTCAACCGTGTTGAGCGGCAGAAACATATCCAGCATCTTAAAGCCCAGCATCTCCTCCATCCGGACGGTGAATTCGTTCCCCTCCGGGACATAAAAGACCACCTTTTCCTCGTGACGCGACAACAGGGCCAGAAAACAGACGTCGAACCCGAGCCCGGCAATCACCCCTTTCAACACCTGATCGATGACCGCCTTCAGATTCATCGCCCGGCGGATGGTGGAGCCGATGCGGTTCAGGGCCAAAAGCTGGACATTCCGGGTTTCCAGCGCGCGTTCCTTGATTTTTGAAAAATAGTGGGCGATGCGGGCCCCATAGACAATGATGCCGAGCGCCAGCGGGAGAAGGGTGAGGTTGAAAAAATAGCCGAAATCCTTCACCTGTGAAAACGCCGTCCGGACGCCGGGAAAAACAAACGGCGCGACAATCTGCAACTGCAAAAGGACAAGAAGCCCGCAGTAGGAGACAAGGGCCATCGTGGCGGAAAGCAGAGCCATCAGATAGCCGAAAAAGGAACCCGCCGCGATGACATACATGCCGTAAAAAAGAAAGACCACCACGGAGTCGGCCCCCAGAAGGTAGATGAGCGCCGTCTGGCTGACGATATCGGCCAGAATCTCGAACCCGACCATCGGGAGAATCTGTTTTCCCTTCAGGATATTTCCGTAACAGAGGGCGGTGACAAGAAAACCGAGGTTGAACACCAACGGCACAAACGGGGCGCTCCTCCAGATGCCGGGAAAAAAGACAAGAAACAACAGCCAGCAGAGAAGAAAAATAATCAGCCGGAGCCGGGCGATAAAGAGATGCCTCCCCTTGAAATCGGGGAGCTTCATTTCATCGAGAAGCGCCTGTCTTAGACCGATGAGTTGCATTATTCCCCTTCAACCCGATTCAAAATCTCCGTCATCTCCCGCTCGTCCACCACCTCTCCAACCAGCCTCTCTTTTTCGGCCTCCTTCTGCAGACGGTCAAGAAACACGACCGTCGGCCAGCCGATCACCTTGAAGCGCTCCACCGCCTCGTGGCAGGTTTTGGTGTCCCGGGTGCAGTCGATTTTCACCGCCACCCATTTTTCGGAGAGCGTTTCGCGGATGGAGGGACGGCTCCAGACCTGACGATCGAGCTCAAGGCAGGGGGGGCACCACTGCGCAAAAAAATCGACGATCGCCGGTTTTTTTTCTTTGGCGGCGCGGGCCATCCCCTCGTCAAGCGAGGTGATCCAGAGGCCATTCTGCGGAGGACCAACCGCCGTCATCTGGCCGTAAATCACCCGGCCATAATAGACGGCGACAAGGATCATCAGAACCCCCAGGGCTTTTTTAAGCCATGCATTCCAGGCCCCCGAACCGATTTTCAGTTTGACCGCCCCTGCAAAGGCACCCAGCACAAGAAACAGAACCCCCATCCCCAGCGCATAGAAAAGAAGGAGGAGAAAACCAAGCACCAGATCGCGGGTGGCGGCCACGAAAACAAGAAGAGGCCCCACCACCGGCCCCACGCAGGGGGCGGCAAAAAGCCCCATGGTCAGGCCGACAAAAAAGATGCCCCGATAACCCGTGGAGGGAATTTTGGCGAGCCGCGCCTGCAGAGAGGCGGGGAGACGAAGATCAAACAACCCAAAAAGAGAAAGGGCCATGAAGACAAGAACCAGTTCCAGAAGAATGAGAAAGACAAGATTTTGAAACAGGAACCCAAGACTCTTTCCGGCCCCTGCCGCCAGCAGTCCCAAAATCGAATACATGACACTCATCCCCAGAACCATCACCCCCACTGCCAGAAGATTATGGGAAAAATTCCGGTCTTTGCGGATGCCGATAATCGCCAGCGTCACCGGGATCATTGGCCAGACACAGGGGGTCAGGTCGGTCAAAAGACCGCCGATAAAAGCGACCAGAAGGGCAAGCCATATCCCCTTCGCCGTGATCCGGCCAAAATCCCTCTCGCGGACAAGCGAGGCCAGACTCTTAAACCACCCCTTTTTGATTTCGGTTGTTTGAGGCATTGACGCGGCCGTGAAGGCGACTTCAAACGGCAACTGCATGAGGCGGTAGCAGAGTTTGTCGGAACACCCCTGATACTGAATTTTTCCCGAAACGGTTTTTTGCCCCGTCCATGCGTCCGGAGGCATTTGGAGCGAGACCTCCATGACCGCTTCGTTATAATAGACGTCGGTCACCCGGCCAAAGAAGGGATCGTCTTTTTTCACCCCTTCCGGTTTTTGGAGATCGCCGGGGACGATGCCGTCGGGATTTTCGAGGAGGAGGTCGGCGCTTTCGGCGTAGAGATAGTAATCGTCGGGGATCTGAAGGGTGACGGAGAAGGTGTAACTTTTACCAGGAGTCACTGGAACCGGCCCTTCATCGTAGATGACGGTGAACGGATCGCTCTCGTTCCCCCCCTTTTGGAACGCCAGGGAGGGGTGCAGACAGAGGAACTGCCCGCAGACAGTCAGAACGAGAATCGATGTTTTCCAGGACATTCCCTGACTGTTTACTTCAAAAAGTTAAAGAGGTAAATAACGATATTGGGGAGAGACGAAACCGGGGTTATTCCAGACAGGAAGTTTTATCTTGAACATTTTAGCTATTTTGGCTAAAATAGCTTTTACTATGAGACAGGCAAGACAGGCCGCTGTTTCCGCCACCGAGGCAAAAAACCGGTTCGCCGATGTTCTGGGGCGCGCCATTTACGGCCATGAACCGGTCATTGTCGAAAAGAAGGGAAAACCGGTTGCGGTCGTCATTTCCTTTCAGGATTTTCAGGCGCTTAAAAAAAAGGACACCGTTGCTTCAGGGATGGATCTCTTTTTATCGACCGTTAAAAAAATACACGAGCGCTTTCCGGCCAGAAAGCGGAAAAAAGAAAAAACATCCGTTGATCTTTTGCGGGAAATCCGTTTAGAGGCCGGCCGATGACCGATATCTGTCTTGATGCAAGCCTGCTGTTGGCCCTCTTTTTGGATGAGCGCCAAAAGGATCGGATCACGGGAAAAATGCGGGAGTGGAAGGAGACAGGGGCAAATCTGGTGGCCCCGTCGTTCTTTTATTATGAGATCGCGTCGGTTATCCGGCGAAAGGTTTTTATGAAAGAAAGAACCGAAAAATGGGCCGGCCAGTCGCTTGAAGGCGCGTTTCAACTGAAA is drawn from Deltaproteobacteria bacterium and contains these coding sequences:
- a CDS encoding Ig-like domain-containing protein produces the protein MRIEHFVFIAFCLFAACAENEGGSEFGNPSRPVMGTVVDGGGGSDLKKQAGDCPADTVSAVDSRGNTASASVDSVCDFDLDLTPGKAYFLSFTLDGDFVAILVVQNSLATLESTVFYLADGADPVDLGEILIADGEGRPTNQPAGQSDRNGNGVNDFDDDDDDNDGHGDDDEEDCDLDGFLDDDDEDESDCDEEEDENGESGGEGDILQVDPRSGETNVGLSEEVEVRFDCDLDSSTVTALSFVVESSSDTIACEFEFEGDELTCEHEDDDFEANTVYTVTLDGIECEGGTAVETRSWSFTTRSE
- a CDS encoding TIGR02147 family protein, which produces MKKGSGQIRLFDYLDYRQFLKDWYAEAKRARGSFSFRAFSKRAGFTSPNFLKLVMDGERNLTEDSLSKFVIGLKLNKQEEEFFRNLVFFNQAVEEEKKALYYERLIQSRKFNQLKPIQKSQYEYCSTWHHSVIRELVASREFDGTPEWLARRISPPITGAQAKKSLEALERLGFIAREGGSWKQTSAIVSTGAEVASLALFQYHLEMLDLAKHVMHTVSAQKRDVSALTLGVKKERISELKKKIQEFRQEILKLVSTDSDPEEVVQLNIQMFPLTRSVERHQQ
- a CDS encoding GAF domain-containing protein, with protein sequence MQLIGLRQALLDEMKLPDFKGRHLFIARLRLIIFLLCWLLFLVFFPGIWRSAPFVPLVFNLGFLVTALCYGNILKGKQILPMVGFEILADIVSQTALIYLLGADSVVVFLFYGMYVIAAGSFFGYLMALLSATMALVSYCGLLVLLQLQIVAPFVFPGVRTAFSQVKDFGYFFNLTLLPLALGIIVYGARIAHYFSKIKERALETRNVQLLALNRIGSTIRRAMNLKAVIDQVLKGVIAGLGFDVCFLALLSRHEEKVVFYVPEGNEFTVRMEEMLGFKMLDMFLPLNTVENSAYQSILKNRVIIRNDFTELTRGLVPEISGRKTVAIQQALGFRKFVITPLVAERKVVGALIGASRKEYVEESVVDTLDNFANQAAMALESAQLIEELQNKNIELQEANKIKSDFLAIMSHELRTPLTAVIGFSEILLEGVLGELNREQKDSQQEILKNAENLLHLINSILDLAKVEAGKMDLSAEPFDVSHVITEVQQTVAPLITRKNQELVTNVGPDLPRLVADPRKLRQILINLVGNAIKFTPDRGRIEVSASYYKKTDVLAEEFQLKARRFSGTGVFRIAVKDSGIGIKPEHLAHIFDIFSQVDSTFTRKYQGTGLGLALTKQLVELHGGIIAVTSEFGKGSEFKFLLPERIPGTQEGSS
- a CDS encoding thioredoxin family protein; this translates as MSWKTSILVLTVCGQFLCLHPSLAFQKGGNESDPFTVIYDEGPVPVTPGKSYTFSVTLQIPDDYYLYAESADLLLENPDGIVPGDLQKPEGVKKDDPFFGRVTDVYYNEAVMEVSLQMPPDAWTGQKTVSGKIQYQGCSDKLCYRLMQLPFEVAFTAASMPQTTEIKKGWFKSLASLVRERDFGRITAKGIWLALLVAFIGGLLTDLTPCVWPMIPVTLAIIGIRKDRNFSHNLLAVGVMVLGMSVMYSILGLLAAGAGKSLGFLFQNLVFLILLELVLVFMALSLFGLFDLRLPASLQARLAKIPSTGYRGIFFVGLTMGLFAAPCVGPVVGPLLVFVAATRDLVLGFLLLLFYALGMGVLFLVLGAFAGAVKLKIGSGAWNAWLKKALGVLMILVAVYYGRVIYGQMTAVGPPQNGLWITSLDEGMARAAKEKKPAIVDFFAQWCPPCLELDRQVWSRPSIRETLSEKWVAVKIDCTRDTKTCHEAVERFKVIGWPTVVFLDRLQKEAEKERLVGEVVDEREMTEILNRVEGE
- a CDS encoding type II toxin-antitoxin system Phd/YefM family antitoxin, coding for MRQARQAAVSATEAKNRFADVLGRAIYGHEPVIVEKKGKPVAVVISFQDFQALKKKDTVASGMDLFLSTVKKIHERFPARKRKKEKTSVDLLREIRLEAGR
- a CDS encoding type II toxin-antitoxin system VapC family toxin; the protein is MTDICLDASLLLALFLDERQKDRITGKMREWKETGANLVAPSFFYYEIASVIRRKVFMKERTEKWAGQSLEGAFQLKIETDGSSQMLYSAYQLAKKYRLPTIYDSCYLALAMARKAELWTLDKTFANAVSRSYSKIHQI